ATAAAGTTTTTACGATGAGAAGAcaaagttggagaaaagaccaagactgaagactcggagccgaagacttcgtcaacatccaagggggagtctgttggtgcactgaatgtctgttaactacgtctgtatcgagtcttaggtctagatagatTGTACGGAATCGAAAAACAGAAATTAGGGTTTAAgatgttaatttcgctccaaatgacatgtgagtcatttgaagcgaaatcagatacATGTAATTTCACTCCTgagtgtttgtttgttgatttcgcccgaaacgtgatcatggggtttcgctcctatcatttggagcgaaatcaggctcAGTATAAATACCCCATTGTGTGATCTCATTAGGTATCGGTTGGAGCGAAATCTAAgctgaggtgctgccggatttttgtcagaatacattgtaaaagcttggattttattaatataagaggaaattaagaggaaaagctgttgttactttgtttacactgattctgcctttgtacacaaagatgaactgccttaactgactatttagggttaTACAACGGTCCAACACCTACATGTGAAGAGATTTGGTATCGGACCCAATAATTCAGGTCAATTTAACCCACGGTATCATGACCTGTTGGGTCGGGACCATCTCAGTTCTCCTACATAGGTAGTTGGATGAAGTGCATGTGTATGTTATTCAACCACCAGTCACGTATTCATCACAGTGGCGGACCCTGGATTTTTTTCTATTGGGGTCCATTTTTTGTAATAAAATTTTTCACAAGCATTAAAATTTTCAGGTCGGTCATCGTAGTCGGGTCGGGGCTAGGAAATAATGTAAAAGCCTTTCGTGGACATGAAACCACTACATTATTAAGAACCATATTTAAGCATCAAGTTATCACATATTGGTGATTAATAAGTTGTTTGGAACCAATAGCTACCCAAACAACACAATTACTTCACATAACTTCaaatgtttaagttttttttattattttgtttaagtTTTTTTATGAACGTCACTATATATGTTAGAAGTCTTATTTGGTAATCAAATGTGAAATAAAATCATTCGGAGATATTAAATTTATCATTTTAAAGAAGCAAATTAGAGGGTCAATGGATGGTTGTTTTGTTTTAAAAGCACTAGTTTAATTTTGatgaaaaaaataaacttaaaagagGAGATAGAAGACTTGAACTTGAAATCTATTTGTTGGAATACAAGGGGATTAACAACCACACCATCTTTGTTTTTAACACTGTGAGGTCCAACTAATTTATTTTATGGGGTCCTTAAAAAATTTAACATATCGATtctacatttttttttaaaaacattggggtccgtggaccccgacccgtaccatgtgggtccgcccctgcttCGACGGTTACTTTCAATTCAGTTACACCACTTTGAAGCCCACCACCCCTTGAGAATGATAAACAACCGGTTTATGAGAAATAGATGCTCAGAGTTCGACTACCATGTCTATTAGCATCAAGGTTTAAAAAAACGTAAatgagtttcgaggcgttttctcttcgcctcacgaggcgtaagccttgAGACGAACCGAAGCGTAAGCCCAAGGCGgagttaaaaaataaatataaaaattatatatcttataaaaataataatactaactaaattcatcatcaaattcatcaaaatcatcaaaaacactcataaaaaagacataaattgctagaaattgacaaaaaaaaaagtcaaaaacataaaaaaaacaaacatcagAAACCCCCCCTGAGGCGCAGCCTTTTTAGTGCCTCAGCCCCTATGAGACGCACGTACAATAGAAACTCCATGAGGCACGCCTCAGAATCGTTTTTTGGGCGTTTCGTCTTGAGATGCGCCTCGAGGTGCACGCGTCAACCGTTTTTTAAACCATGATTAGCATCCGCATGTAGATCTACCAGATCAATCCCCTTCACAAACAAACATCAGTTTAGCTCAAATTATAACTTTACAAattcaaacaaaaagaaaaaaaactaacccGGAAATAAAAACCCCCAACTAAAACAAATCAACTGCATGCAATAACATCATCAAACTCACACAAAGCCAATATGTTGCTAAATGAAACAAAAAACAGGCAAACAACTTTATATGTGATGCTCATAATTTCAACTCGTATATAAAATCAAACAAATAGCAAATTGAAAAAGTTAAACCTTTTTTCGCCTATCTTGTTGCATCTTTATAAGTCTTTGTTCTTTTGTCAAATTCTGAAAGAAAATGTGTGCAGAgatcttttgtgtttttattccatcgcgttttagaaaaaaactacAGTTTTTTTGTGTGTTTAGTATACTgtatttaaaaaacattttttttgtatgtttttttgttcattgtgtttaaaaaacacatttttatgctttagtccattgcattttagaaaaaagAAAACACATCTTCTTGTGtttttttagtccattgcgttttcgattttttttttttgtgtttttagtctgtttaattttagaaaaaaaacaactttttttttgttttagtatattgcgttttagaaaaacccatttttgtgtttttagtctattgtgttttataaaaaatcacattttttgtgtttttttgtccATTACGTTTTACGTATTTAGGTTTTCGAATTTTTTTCAATTTAAAAAAATGATCTTTgttgtgcaatttttataaaaaaataatgtcgtataaaagagttattaacgtcTTAAAAACGGGGGTAATTGAATGAGAGCGAAACTATTGCTTTGGATGGATTTAATACCCCAAAACTAAGTCACGCGGCTTTTTTTTTTGTTCAGTTTCACCAATTTAATCTTAACCATTTATATTAAATCTAAGGATAGGATTGTTTTCTAACCTTCCTACCAAAATAATATTTCAATGACCATTATAATTAAATCAAACTAGATAATTCTAAACATTCAAACTATTAATCATATACTAATTAATTAATCTAATTAAACTAAACTTCCACATTAACCCcttcatttttctttttacttgtttCAAGATTAGCTTCCAATGTTCCCCTTAATCTTGAAACCGATTCGTTTATCTTCACATCAAAGGTAGACAGACCTTCTTCGTGAACGAGATAAGCTTCCATCAGATCACTAACATGAGCAGATATAATATTGCTATTCATTGGCTACCTTTGATCCCACAAAACATTGTAATTTTATATAGCCTCTTAATTGGACTTATTCAACATGCCCAACATATCATATACATCTTCTTTTTTCCGATTTAGCATTCAATATGCATACATCTAATCACACAAGTTATCAAATTTATTTAAATCACAtaaatcacataagttatcaaaTTCATTTAAATCACATAAAGATTTTACATATGCCTAGTAGGATTTATAATCATACAATACTCGTCACCTTTGCTCGTGGAATCCTTGATGTCTTAGGTACACCTTCCCACTTTAATCACGTTATAAATTCAAACCTAACCGTTTAAGCTAGTATATTAAACACATTGACAGCCAATTCTAACCCAGATCAACAACATACATTTCATCATAAATCCCCCAATAAACACATAAACTTGAGTTTAGGTCAAAAACTATTCATCAAGGCTAGTACTTTTCTTAAATATTTTCGTCTAGCCTTCTCCACTTGGTTCCCAAGTCAAATTTGTAGAACTTTTGGTCTCTTCCTATCTCATTGTTCACTCACTCTACACAAATACAAACACTTGTTCAAATATGATGGGGGCACGAGTATCTTACACATCAACGTACTACTGAAAATTAGAATATAAGTCACTCTATAAATGCATGCATCTAGAAAGTAATAAAACGAGTGTGGTTGTAAgtatctaacttataataaaagactctaCGTAATCTTACATGACATTCTTTCCTtcaattttataaattttatttatgattgtttaataaatttcttttaatattaatattaattaataacaaatatatagatattacttatttttatccttttatctaaaattaataaataaatttaattttgcaatttagaccctttgtttttttttacttttaacctaaagtttttcatcttttaatcccaactcttttttattttcagtttGGGCCATCATACTTTTCatttttcccaagtttttcgtttcgttctacattttgtgagttaacgcaccgcaacgtgcgtgtggggttcaacattttttcgtatatttttttcccgtttgactggcccgtcacgtcacatctatttttctgtgtttgacaagttcgtccaacacgcgggtcctggatgaatgtagttatttttttctgtgttttacgtttcggtttaatttctcagtaacgagcgtgcgtgattcaaagattttacgtctgcttttcgctcgccattatttttcccgtttttatttattttatttttacgagctttccggtgttggtggtcgctgacaatggtatagtattgtTACTAAACACAATTTTATGACAACAGCTGCAACGCAgaggcttaatactagttaataTTAAATGGATAATATGAGATTGGCAAAGTATACCATATACTAATTGTTTGTACTTATATGGTACAATTAATCTTTCAGTTTCTCATATCTTCATACAAATATGTATTTAATATTTGTATGCATATTGTGTAGGATGAGATGAGAAATTATACCCTTTATTATTGTTGTGGGCGGTTGAGGATGAGTGATCTTGAGAGTTTAACGGATCTCAAACAGAATGAGCTATCAACACATAGTTGAATGTTTGAGAGGCATGTTTTTTCAACAGATTACCTTTATAAAGAACTTGTTTTTTATCCACTAACAAAGCATCGCGTATCTGTGGAGGGCACAATTAAGAGTCCATATAGTTATTGTAAAAGTGGCATGAAGGTGTCATATAGGGCCAAGTTGCTTATACAAAAGGATATTGGATATTTTCACCAATTGGCCCATAACACTTCCAACTTTCGATTTATACCTCAGCACtttcaactttcaacttattttcctctATCACTCCCTAATTAACTAAActctaacccagttaatttttacTGATGTGGCATCAATGCGGACCTTTTTATTGACACGTCatatgacgtggcagctgatgtgacattttttgatgatgtggcagtTGCCGCCgcattttttgatgacgtggTAGCTTACATGTCATTTTTGATGACGAGGCATCTGACATCATCTAACAGGATCAGGGTTCATTTATTTAGGGAGTGCTAGATGAAAATAAGTTGAAATTTGGGAGTGCTGGAgtacaaatcgaaagttgagAGTATTATCGACCAATTAGTAAAAGTTTacgttatttaaatccaatatccctaTACAAAAATCCAAGTTGTGTATTTTTTTATTAAGCAGATTACTTtagggtgctactttctacaccccctatttacttttttcacccccctcctctcacatacttacaggtggggcctgcgtgggaccgacagttttcctctcacaagggggGTATAATCAGGAAAGAGGGGGGGTGCGTATAGAATGAGCCTTACTTTATAGGAAGAATATAATGTTTGTCAAAAAAACATGGTTCtaattgtttgatttttttttgtttatataaagAGATTTTCATTAAAACAGAGACAATTACAGACTAATGCATTAGAATCTGGTTGTATTAGAATCTGGTTGTGTAGTTGTAGAGTTTGGTTATCCGAAATGCAAGTACCAAGCCAAATTTGATAGGTGAAATATTCTAGAGATGTAATCTCAAACCATGATATACAGAAAACCAACAGCAAGTTTGAGGAAGAACAATGATATGATGAACATAAGGGATGCAAATTGAACCACTTCTcacacaaccacaaccacaagaTAAAATACGATGTTATAAAAAGTTACTTGACATAAATACAGTCAACTATATATCATGCTTTTGTTATATCCTTAAAAACTATTAAAACCAACATATAATAAAAAAGTAAATTTGTATGCTTTCTATTTCGACTATATCGTAACAAGATATATTATCGTAAAATCAAACTCCATATCCATCATCGTCACCATTCCTGAACCAATAATTGTAATCAAATCTTGCAGCGTCTACAGGAACATCTCTCATCACCCATTCTTGACCTTTAGGATAATATATTCCTGTACGAGGATGTGGGATCCAGCAGCTTTCTTCATTTTCCTTGCGTATTTTATCTTGTGGTTCTACTTTATGTTGGGATGATCGTTCTTCAACTTCATCATCATAACATTCGTCCCATCTAGCCACCTTGTTCATGCTACGTATCACGATTCCTTTGGGAGTAACACTATTACTCCTCCTGCATGTGATACAACCAAAGCTTCAGTAGATATTAATATAGAACACATGGAACTTGCATGCTCAATTAAAACTTTATCAAACGCCACAAactttaatataataaaaatggTAAATAAATCGTTTATGGCCTTTCATGGAGTAAAGTAAACTGAAAACGTCAATCATTGTAGCCAAAAACCACTATATAACAATATTACAAGAAGGAAATTTAATTTCGATCCTGTCATGGACACTTGATAGATAACGAATGAGCATCAAATACATCAGAAAGAACGAGAACGAACCCAACCTAAGGAGTAAAGTCTTTATGGTCGTTGCAAGTCCGCCTTTAGTCATGGTTCGAATAGTTGGGAACCGAAGAGAAAACTTGTGTTACACTAAAAGTAATGGATGATGGACCAAAAGGTTTGATAAAACCTCCTTTTATGAAGGCAAAAGTGTACGGAATATAATACTTTAAGAACAAATTCTCCTTTTTCGTTATTTTAGTTCTATAAATTCAAGAGTTTAGCACATGAAAAGAAAGGTGTAGTTTTGCTTCTATTCTGTTTAGACACTCTTTTGAATGGATTGACGTTAAGGAGTATATGATCTCAGGGTTTATTATTCTACAAGAATAAATTCGCATGAACATAGTGCTTAAgggttttattttatatattttgtggTTTTATAGCAAGATAACCTTTGATTATTGATCACTCGTTTCAAGGGAATCGGGAAGTCTAGTCCTAGATTGTCTAATCGATCACATTCAAAGAAAATATATGTTTCACCTTATGGTATTTTGCATAACACTTTGATTATTAATCTTTAATTTTGAAATATCAAGAAGTCTAATCTTAGGCTTTCATTTCAAATGCTTGAACTTTGATTACATATAATTACACACGTATATTAGATATTACATGCTTAGCCCATACCGTGAAAAGCGTGTAATATATTAAGTTTCTAACCAATGATGGCACTATCTTTTTCTACCAAGTGAATGTGATGCTTGAATTTTGATTACATATAATTACACATTTATTAGAAATTACATGTTTAGTCCATACCATGATAAGCGGGTAATATATTTAGGGGTTCTTTGGCAACCTCTGAACTGAACCAGTAAGTACTATACTAGTAATAGGTCTAACTGGGTAAGAGACTCTAAATCAGTAAGTATTGAGTCAGTAAGTGTTATTTAGCAAAGGGACTGTTTGTTTGCCTTTTAATAGATTAAGTCGCAATCTCTTAATCACTCAGATGTAGGTATGTTTGGTTCACTAAAACACACCCTCTTAATGGTTTCACTTAGCTTTTAACCATTAAACACCTAAAAGAAGCTGAATGAATATTACTTGCATACCCCTCTTCTCTGCCTTATATTTTGCCTTACAAAAAAAAGGGTTATCACATATATCCAATTATTTAAAAGCTTAATTACATGTTTACCCAacctaaaaaataaattatatatttccCCTTGTCATAGCAAAATGACACAAATACCCTTTCAAACATATAAAAAACCCTACTTTCATTCCCTCCTGACCTCCTCCTATGATCTCTCTAGAACGTGAACTCCTTGTTGATTATAACTTTAAACATGCACCTAAATCACATGGCATAATCAAGTTTATTCAATCATAATATAATTATGGATACCAAATTAGAGACACTTACTTGTGGAGATAGTTATTTTTgcggatgatgatgatgatgctatatCCCCTTATTGTGTTCTTGGTTCCATTTTAGGGTGTCCTTTTAAGATAAAACTTAGTGAGAATGATAAAGAGCTTTTGGTGTATAAGTCTCCTTTTATTTTCACTTATGGACACCAAAAGGGTAACCCTACAAATTCTTGTTCATGCCATTATGTCCATCAAATAAGGGCTTATAGGATAATAATGTTAAGATGGTTAAGTTCAATGCATTGATCACTAAGGCCACTATAATGTAGAAGTCTAACATTCTCTCACTTGGCCGAGTGATCAATAACGGTGAGTATTCTGTAATTTTGTACAAGTTATAAACACTCAATAAGTCTCATGTTGAAACTATAGCATAGAGTTATAGTCATCCAAGTTGAAGACAATTTGAGACCCCAATAGTCATACTAAAGTCTCAATATGAAACATTTAACCATAAAACCAAAATGACTGAAATAAAATCCTTAGGGTAAATAGTTAGCTTACATAAGTTTTTTCTATAAATCATAAGGTGTGCACAAACATTAGTATAGACAAATAAAGCATTCGAGGAAATAATAATCGTTCATACACAGTGTATGCTTTCATACAAGGTCTTTACTAAAACCCATCCTCATTAAAAGTTCTTGGAAAGTTTTGGGTGGTAGACCTTTAGTTTTGGTGCATAtgtactcgatacaaagattattttcctctaCTCGTTCTTGTACGAACAAAAACTTTGTATCGAGGTATAAACTAGCTCCAGTCGAATTGTTGTTATTCGAGAAACTAACcgcagctgagttatcacaatAAATCTTCAATGGTTGTGATATGGAGTTAACAACTTTGAGTCTGATGATGAAGTTTCTTAACAACATCCCATGGCATGTTGC
This is a stretch of genomic DNA from Helianthus annuus cultivar XRQ/B chromosome 16, HanXRQr2.0-SUNRISE, whole genome shotgun sequence. It encodes these proteins:
- the LOC110916897 gene encoding uncharacterized protein LOC110916897; the encoded protein is MTKGGLATTIKTLLLRRSNSVTPKGIVIRSMNKVARWDECYDDEVEERSSQHKVEPQDKIRKENEESCWIPHPRTGIYYPKGQEWVMRDVPVDAARFDYNYWFRNGDDDGYGV